Proteins encoded by one window of Campylobacter concisus:
- a CDS encoding NUDIX domain-containing protein — translation MDTTITNLEILPLGESKYLKPFKIKFMQNGVQRDWDCVKVMNSVSIFLYHEQKDAFLFVKQFRPAVWYSQEKEGIKTNEQGFTYELCAGLMDKGLSEEQTAREEAIEEVGYELKEIERITMTYGAFGFGGNMQTMFYAKIDESMKVNSGGGVDGEDIELVFIKREDMMKFVFDESKVKGFGLIFAYLWWEKFKS, via the coding sequence ATGGATACTACTATAACTAATTTAGAAATTCTACCTCTTGGTGAGTCAAAATACCTAAAGCCATTTAAGATAAAATTTATGCAAAATGGTGTCCAAAGAGATTGGGACTGCGTAAAAGTGATGAATAGCGTTAGTATTTTTTTATATCACGAGCAAAAAGATGCCTTTTTGTTTGTAAAGCAGTTTCGTCCTGCTGTTTGGTACTCACAAGAGAAAGAAGGCATCAAAACAAATGAGCAAGGCTTTACTTACGAACTTTGCGCAGGCCTTATGGATAAAGGACTTAGCGAAGAGCAAACAGCCAGAGAAGAAGCGATCGAAGAAGTGGGCTATGAGCTAAAAGAGATAGAGCGTATCACGATGACATACGGTGCTTTTGGCTTTGGAGGCAATATGCAAACGATGTTTTACGCAAAGATCGATGAGAGCATGAAGGTAAATTCTGGCGGTGGCGTCGATGGCGAAGATATCGAGCTTGTTTTCATAAAGCGAGAAGATATGATGAAATTTGTCTTTGACGAGAGCAAAGTCAAGGGCTTTGGGCTCATCTTTGCTTATTTGTGGTGGGAGAAATTTAAAAGCTAA